The following nucleotide sequence is from Acetivibrio cellulolyticus CD2.
TCGGCAAGTTTTACCCTTCTAACTTTCAATATCTCATTAAGGTCTTGAACCTCAAGATTGTCATCCTGGGTATTTTGCACATTGTTATTTGTATCTTTATCAGACATTATTCATCCTCCCAAAAAAACTATACAATATTTAAAATAACAGCCTACTTAAAGTAAACTGTTATTTTAAATATTATATATTAATATAAATTAAATTTACAATAATATTTTGCTATTTTTTGATATTAACTATCTTAAACTTAACTATTCCATCTGGAACGTTAACATCAACTACAGTCCCTTTTTTCTTACCCATGAGTGCACTTCCTACAGGAGACTCATTCGAGATCTTAAATTGGCTAGGATTTGCTTCAGCTGAGCCAACAATATAATACTCAATCTCCTCATTGAATTCTATATCCAATATAGTTACCTTTGAACCAACACTAACTACATCGGTTTTTACTTCGTCTTCATCAATTACCTTAGCATTTTTGAGCATGTTCTCAAGCTGCACAATTCTTCCCTCAACGTGAGCCTGCTCATTTTTGGCTTCATCATATTCGGAATTTTCAGATAAATCACCGAAAGCAAGTGCCTGTTTAATTCTCTCTGCTACCTCTCTTCTCTTCACTGCTTTTAAAAATTCCAATTCTTGTTCCAACTTTTGTAAGCCCTCATATGTTAGAACAACTTCTTTTTTTACCATTTGAAGCCTCTCCTTTACTTAAGAATTTCGTGTTGATAATATATGCATTTATTTCTTATTTATTCTAAAACATTATACTTATCATAAAATAAATCTCAGCTTTAGCAACAATAAAATTAGCATGTTCCACTGTAATTAGCAGCAGATCATTATTCCAATAAGTTTGTTTTTATAGTAAGCTTCCTGAGAACAATAACATAAACAACACCGAGACCTTAATATAGTGCATCTAAAATGTTTAATAAGATGTATGGATGATTAACAGGAAATTA
It contains:
- the greA gene encoding transcription elongation factor GreA — its product is MVKKEVVLTYEGLQKLEQELEFLKAVKRREVAERIKQALAFGDLSENSEYDEAKNEQAHVEGRIVQLENMLKNAKVIDEDEVKTDVVSVGSKVTILDIEFNEEIEYYIVGSAEANPSQFKISNESPVGSALMGKKKGTVVDVNVPDGIVKFKIVNIKK